In Streptomyces capitiformicae, one genomic interval encodes:
- a CDS encoding nuclear transport factor 2 family protein, with protein MTELRGTVETFWATAQARDWDAFAETLAEDVVYELPQTRERIHGRERYVQFNREYPGDWQARVVRIVAEPGQVVSWMHVTVGLEEMHAISFFTGDEQGRIAAVTDFWPEPYEPPTGREHLVERY; from the coding sequence ATGACCGAGCTGCGCGGCACCGTCGAGACTTTCTGGGCCACCGCCCAGGCCCGGGACTGGGACGCGTTCGCCGAGACACTGGCCGAGGACGTGGTGTACGAGCTGCCGCAGACGCGTGAGCGAATCCACGGCAGGGAGCGATATGTCCAGTTCAACAGGGAGTATCCGGGCGACTGGCAGGCGCGGGTCGTGCGGATCGTCGCCGAACCCGGGCAGGTCGTCAGCTGGATGCATGTCACGGTGGGGCTGGAGGAGATGCACGCCATCTCGTTCTTCACCGGCGACGAGCAGGGCCGGATAGCCGCCGTCACCGACTTCTGGCCCGAGCCGTACGAGCCTCCGACCGGCCGGGAGCACCTCGTCGAGCGGTACTGA
- a CDS encoding SURF1 family protein, whose product MYRFLLTPRWWGINVFVLLAIPFCVFMGSWQLSRFEDRMADHRAATEKVDPADRAPARPLDELLPVDKETSGELATVSGRYGEQLLVPNRTLDDRTGFYVLTLLRTDGGKSLPVVRGWLPGTADADRAPAAPTGEVTVTGVLQASETPGSNGVAVQGGLPAGQTGAISAATLVNLVPDDLYDAWITLDKGDSGMKAVPATAPQDTGLDLKAFQNLGYTGEWFVFAGFVVFMWFRLFRREVEFIRDAELGLVPDEDGDGSAEGRATEDRSREAEPAQ is encoded by the coding sequence GTGTACCGGTTTCTGCTGACGCCCCGATGGTGGGGGATCAACGTCTTCGTGCTGCTCGCCATCCCCTTCTGTGTGTTCATGGGGTCGTGGCAGCTGAGCCGGTTCGAGGACCGGATGGCGGACCATCGCGCGGCGACCGAGAAGGTCGACCCGGCGGACCGGGCTCCGGCGCGTCCGCTGGACGAGTTGCTGCCGGTGGACAAGGAGACCTCCGGCGAGCTCGCCACCGTGAGCGGACGGTACGGCGAGCAGCTCCTGGTGCCGAACCGGACGCTCGACGACAGGACCGGCTTCTACGTACTGACGCTGCTGCGCACCGACGGGGGCAAGAGCCTGCCCGTCGTACGGGGCTGGCTGCCCGGCACCGCGGACGCGGACCGCGCTCCGGCCGCACCCACCGGCGAGGTCACCGTGACCGGCGTGCTCCAGGCGTCCGAGACCCCGGGGTCGAACGGCGTGGCCGTACAAGGCGGTCTGCCTGCCGGGCAGACCGGCGCGATCAGCGCGGCGACGCTCGTGAACCTGGTGCCGGACGACCTGTACGACGCCTGGATCACGCTCGACAAGGGCGACTCGGGGATGAAGGCCGTCCCCGCCACCGCCCCGCAGGACACCGGACTCGACCTCAAGGCGTTCCAGAACCTCGGCTACACCGGCGAGTGGTTCGTCTTCGCCGGCTTCGTCGTCTTCATGTGGTTCCGCCTGTTCCGCCGCGAGGTGGAGTTCATCCGGGACGCCGAACTGGGCCTGGTCCCGGACGAGGACGGCGACGGCTCCGCCGAGGGCCGTGCCACCGAGGACCGGTCCCGGGAAGCCGAGCCCGCCCAGTAG
- a CDS encoding SigE family RNA polymerase sigma factor gives MPGSAGGMPVIAPMPAARPTRIPSQRDGADDTSTVPASGTTVDHLTETYRAHYRSLLGLAALLLDDTASCEDVVQEAFIRVHSARKRVRDPEKTLAYLRQTVVNLSRSALRRRILGLKLLSKPMPDMASAEEGAYDQLERDSLIKAMKGLQRRQREVLVLRYFADMTEAQVAETLGISLGSVKAYGSRGIAALRVAMEAPA, from the coding sequence ATGCCCGGTTCGGCCGGCGGCATGCCGGTGATCGCGCCGATGCCCGCGGCGCGGCCCACCCGCATACCCAGTCAGCGTGACGGCGCGGACGACACGTCCACGGTGCCGGCTTCCGGTACGACGGTCGACCATCTCACCGAGACCTATCGCGCCCACTACCGTTCGCTCCTCGGCCTCGCGGCCCTCCTCCTCGACGACACCGCCTCCTGCGAGGACGTCGTCCAGGAGGCATTCATCCGCGTGCACTCGGCGCGCAAGCGCGTCCGTGACCCCGAGAAGACGCTCGCCTATCTGCGCCAGACGGTCGTGAATCTCTCGCGCTCCGCCCTGCGCCGCCGCATCCTCGGTCTGAAGCTCCTCTCGAAGCCGATGCCCGACATGGCGAGCGCGGAGGAGGGCGCGTACGACCAGCTGGAGCGCGACTCCCTCATCAAGGCGATGAAGGGCCTGCAGCGCCGTCAGCGCGAGGTCCTCGTGCTGCGCTACTTCGCCGACATGACCGAGGCCCAGGTCGCCGAGACGCTCGGCATATCGCTGGGCTCGGTCAAGGCGTACGGCTCCCGCGGCATCGCGGCCCTGCGCGTCGCCATGGAGGCGCCGGCATGA
- a CDS encoding aspartate-semialdehyde dehydrogenase has product MAADAGRTGRPTLAVVGATGAVGTVMLQILSHRADIWGEIRLIASPRSAGRKLAVRGEEVEVTALSEEAFDGVDVAMFDVPDEVAERWAPIAAAKGTVVVDNSGAFRMDPQVPLVVPEVNRHALRARPRGIVANPNCTTLSMIVALGALHAEFGLRELVVSSYQAVSGAGRAGVETLRRQIALVAGTELGTSPGDVRRAVGDHTGPFPEPVALNVVPWAGSPRADGWSSEEMKVRDESRKILGLPNLPVAVTCVRVPVVTAHSLTVHACFEGEVTVAKAREILATAPGVVLYDDPGAGEFPTPADVVGTDPTWVGRVRRALDDPTALELFVCGDNLRKGAALNTAQIAELVAAELAA; this is encoded by the coding sequence ATGGCCGCTGACGCCGGGCGCACCGGCAGGCCGACGCTCGCGGTCGTGGGTGCGACCGGGGCCGTCGGCACGGTCATGCTCCAGATCCTGTCCCACCGCGCGGACATCTGGGGCGAGATCCGTCTGATCGCCTCCCCCCGCTCGGCCGGCCGCAAGCTGGCCGTGCGCGGGGAGGAGGTTGAGGTGACGGCCCTGTCGGAGGAGGCCTTCGACGGGGTCGACGTCGCCATGTTCGACGTACCGGACGAGGTCGCGGAGCGCTGGGCGCCGATCGCGGCGGCCAAGGGCACGGTCGTGGTGGACAACTCGGGCGCCTTCCGGATGGACCCACAGGTGCCCCTCGTCGTCCCCGAGGTCAACCGGCACGCCCTGCGGGCCCGCCCGCGCGGCATCGTCGCCAACCCCAACTGCACCACCCTCTCCATGATCGTGGCGCTCGGCGCGCTGCACGCCGAGTTCGGGCTGCGTGAACTGGTGGTGTCCAGCTATCAGGCCGTGAGCGGCGCGGGCCGCGCGGGCGTCGAGACCCTGCGCCGGCAGATCGCCCTCGTTGCCGGTACGGAGCTGGGGACCAGCCCCGGTGACGTACGACGGGCCGTGGGCGACCACACCGGGCCGTTCCCGGAGCCGGTGGCGCTGAACGTGGTGCCGTGGGCCGGATCGCCGCGCGCGGACGGCTGGTCCTCGGAGGAGATGAAGGTACGGGACGAGTCCCGCAAGATCCTCGGCCTGCCGAACCTGCCGGTCGCCGTGACCTGCGTACGCGTCCCGGTCGTCACCGCCCATTCCCTGACCGTCCACGCCTGCTTCGAGGGCGAGGTCACGGTCGCCAAGGCGCGCGAGATCCTCGCCACCGCCCCAGGGGTCGTGCTGTACGACGACCCGGGCGCCGGGGAGTTCCCCACCCCCGCCGACGTGGTGGGCACCGACCCGACCTGGGTGGGGCGCGTACGCCGGGCCCTGGATGACCCGACGGCCCTCGAACTCTTCGTCTGCGGCGACAATCTGCGCAAGGGTGCCGCGCTGAACACGGCGCAGATCGCGGAGTTGGTGGCGGCGGAGTTGGCGGCGTAG
- a CDS encoding aspartate kinase — translation MGLVVQKYGGSSVADAEGIKRVAKRIVETKKDGHQVVVVVSAMGDTTDELIDLAEQVSPMPTGREFDMLLTAGERIAMALLAMAIKNLGHEAQSFTGSQAGVITDSVHNKARIIDVTPGRIRTALDGGNIAIVAGFQGVSADSKDITTLGRGGSDTTAVALAAALDAEVCEIYTDVDGVFTADPRVVKKAKKIDWISSEDMLELASSGSKVLLHRCVEYARRYNIPIHVRSSFSGLPGTWVSNEKPESQGDNKVEHAIISGVAHDVSEAKVTVVGVPDKPGEAAAIFRAIADAEVNIDMVVQNVSAVTTGLTDISFTLPKTEGRKAIDALEKNKDGIGFDSLRYDDQIGKISLVGAGMKTNPGVTASFFEALSDAGVNIELISTSEIRISVVTRADDVPEAVRAVHTAFGLDSDSDEAVVYGGTGR, via the coding sequence GTGGGCCTTGTCGTGCAGAAGTACGGAGGCTCCTCCGTAGCCGATGCCGAGGGCATCAAGCGCGTCGCCAAGCGGATCGTGGAAACGAAGAAGGACGGCCACCAGGTGGTCGTCGTCGTTTCCGCGATGGGCGACACGACGGACGAGCTGATCGATCTCGCCGAGCAGGTATCGCCGATGCCTACCGGCCGTGAGTTCGACATGCTGCTGACCGCCGGAGAGCGTATCGCCATGGCTCTGCTGGCCATGGCGATCAAAAACCTGGGGCACGAGGCCCAGTCGTTCACCGGCAGCCAGGCAGGCGTCATCACCGACTCGGTCCACAACAAAGCCCGGATCATCGACGTCACACCCGGCCGTATCCGTACGGCGCTGGACGGCGGCAACATCGCCATCGTCGCCGGGTTCCAGGGCGTCAGCGCGGACAGCAAGGACATCACCACGCTGGGTCGCGGCGGATCGGACACGACCGCCGTCGCGCTGGCCGCCGCCCTGGACGCCGAGGTCTGTGAGATCTACACCGACGTCGACGGCGTCTTCACCGCCGACCCGCGGGTCGTGAAGAAGGCGAAGAAGATCGACTGGATCTCTTCCGAGGACATGCTCGAACTGGCGTCGTCCGGTTCGAAGGTGCTGCTCCACCGCTGTGTCGAGTACGCCCGCCGCTACAACATCCCGATCCACGTCCGCTCGTCCTTCTCCGGACTGCCGGGCACCTGGGTCAGCAACGAGAAGCCTGAGTCGCAAGGGGACAACAAGGTGGAGCACGCCATCATCTCCGGAGTCGCCCACGACGTCTCCGAGGCCAAGGTCACGGTCGTCGGCGTCCCCGACAAGCCGGGCGAGGCCGCCGCGATCTTCCGCGCCATCGCCGACGCCGAGGTCAACATCGACATGGTGGTGCAGAACGTCTCCGCCGTGACGACCGGCCTCACGGACATCTCCTTCACCCTCCCCAAGACCGAGGGCCGCAAGGCGATCGACGCCCTGGAGAAGAACAAGGACGGCATCGGCTTCGACTCGCTGCGCTACGACGACCAGATCGGCAAGATCTCCCTCGTCGGCGCCGGCATGAAGACCAACCCGGGTGTCACGGCCTCCTTCTTCGAGGCCCTGTCCGACGCCGGCGTGAACATCGAGCTGATCTCGACCTCCGAGATCCGTATCTCGGTCGTCACCCGCGCCGACGACGTCCCCGAGGCCGTGCGCGCCGTGCACACCGCCTTCGGGCTCGACTCCGACAGCGACGAGGCCGTCGTCTACGGAGGCACCGGTCGATGA
- a CDS encoding response regulator transcription factor, with amino-acid sequence MRVLLVEDDEPVAESLRRGLLRYGFEVEWVTTGGAALSYQGPYDVVLLDLGLPDTDGLDVCKVLRDRSAVPIIVISARSDETDRVVGLELGADDYVSKPFGVREVIARIRAVMRRIQPRTTDVPAVGPDRYGSRLTIDRKAARVHLDGTEVGLAPKEYDLLAFLAEEPGALMSREQIMEAVWDANWFGPTKTLDVHVAALRRKLAGAITIEAVRGVGFRLIVTEDAGTDKDSSAS; translated from the coding sequence GTGCGCGTACTTCTGGTGGAAGACGACGAGCCGGTCGCCGAGTCCCTGCGACGTGGGCTCCTGCGATACGGGTTCGAGGTGGAGTGGGTCACCACGGGCGGCGCGGCGCTGTCGTACCAGGGGCCGTACGACGTCGTCCTGCTCGACCTCGGGCTGCCCGACACCGACGGCCTCGACGTCTGCAAGGTGCTGCGGGACCGCAGTGCCGTGCCGATCATCGTGATCAGCGCGCGCAGCGACGAGACGGACCGGGTGGTCGGCCTGGAACTCGGCGCCGACGACTACGTCTCCAAGCCGTTCGGCGTACGCGAGGTGATCGCCCGGATAAGGGCCGTCATGCGCCGGATACAGCCGCGCACCACCGACGTGCCCGCCGTCGGCCCCGACCGGTACGGCTCCCGGCTCACCATCGACCGCAAGGCCGCGCGCGTCCACCTCGACGGTACGGAGGTGGGGCTCGCCCCCAAGGAGTACGACCTGCTGGCGTTCCTCGCCGAGGAGCCGGGCGCGCTGATGTCGCGCGAGCAGATCATGGAGGCGGTCTGGGACGCGAACTGGTTCGGGCCGACGAAGACGCTGGACGTGCACGTGGCCGCGCTGCGCCGGAAGCTGGCCGGGGCGATCACGATCGAGGCGGTACGGGGGGTCGGGTTCCGGCTGATCGTGACGGAGGACGCCGGTACGGACAAGGACAGCAGCGCGTCATGA
- a CDS encoding HAMP domain-containing sensor histidine kinase, with protein MIRQLIRSYVLLVAVAIALFTVPVAFTLTNQLRGDTSQAVKREAETMARLLGTGDSASCAALAQMAGAYPPNEEKVEVTATNRCAMEGLREPSADTALAEALERGRNTVDWGSDFIWGENLVVTVPAFERSPDGKTETKKVVGAVRIMFSTDHLTARLWQIWGFRAGLAVLVLLAAAIIGAFAARRLTAPLRQLNEMASKMSDGDLTARSPVTGPQETQTLARTLNQAGERLDTLIASQRIFVADASHQLRTPLTALRLSLDNIADGVDDEFVREDVEQATAEVVRMSRLVNGLLVLARAEAKVTAAEPLSLRDVIQERLDVWRPAADERGVTITLRGSADGRPLVLASPGHLDQVLDNVFSNALEVSPDGATITVRVESRGDEVVLSVLDEGPGMSDAEKSRAFDRFWRGQGLTGKSGSGLGLAVVKQLVTDDGGTVTLKDAPGGGLCVALTLRAARHGSG; from the coding sequence ATGATCCGTCAGCTCATCCGCAGTTACGTGCTCCTCGTGGCTGTGGCCATCGCCCTGTTCACCGTGCCGGTGGCGTTCACGCTCACCAATCAGTTGCGGGGCGACACCAGCCAAGCCGTCAAGCGTGAGGCCGAGACCATGGCGCGGCTGCTCGGCACCGGTGACTCCGCCTCCTGCGCGGCCCTGGCGCAGATGGCCGGCGCGTACCCGCCCAACGAAGAGAAGGTCGAGGTCACCGCGACCAACAGGTGCGCGATGGAGGGCCTGCGGGAACCGAGCGCGGACACGGCGCTGGCCGAGGCTCTGGAGCGTGGCAGAAACACCGTCGACTGGGGCTCCGACTTCATCTGGGGCGAGAACCTGGTGGTCACCGTTCCCGCCTTCGAGCGCTCGCCGGACGGGAAGACCGAGACGAAGAAGGTCGTCGGCGCCGTCCGCATCATGTTCTCCACCGATCACCTCACGGCCCGGCTCTGGCAGATCTGGGGCTTCCGGGCGGGGCTGGCCGTCCTGGTACTCCTGGCCGCGGCGATCATCGGCGCCTTCGCCGCCCGTCGCCTGACCGCCCCCCTCCGCCAACTCAACGAGATGGCGAGCAAGATGAGCGACGGCGACCTCACCGCCCGCTCCCCCGTCACGGGCCCCCAGGAGACCCAGACCCTGGCCCGCACCCTGAACCAGGCGGGCGAACGCCTGGACACCCTGATCGCCTCGCAACGCATCTTCGTGGCGGACGCCTCGCACCAACTGCGAACCCCGCTGACCGCCCTTCGCCTGTCGCTGGACAACATCGCGGACGGCGTGGACGACGAGTTCGTACGGGAGGACGTGGAGCAGGCCACCGCCGAGGTGGTCCGGATGAGCCGCCTCGTCAACGGGCTGCTGGTGCTGGCCCGGGCGGAGGCGAAGGTGACGGCGGCGGAACCGCTGTCCCTGCGCGATGTCATCCAGGAACGTCTCGACGTGTGGAGACCGGCCGCCGACGAGCGCGGAGTCACCATCACGCTCAGGGGGAGTGCCGACGGCCGGCCGCTTGTGCTGGCCAGTCCCGGTCATCTGGACCAGGTCCTGGACAACGTGTTTTCCAACGCCCTGGAGGTCTCACCGGACGGTGCGACCATCACCGTGCGGGTGGAGTCCCGGGGCGACGAGGTGGTGCTGTCGGTGCTGGACGAGGGGCCCGGTATGTCGGACGCCGAGAAGTCCCGTGCCTTCGACCGCTTCTGGCGCGGTCAGGGCCTCACCGGCAAGTCCGGTTCCGGCCTCGGCCTCGCCGTCGTCAAGCAACTCGTCACCGACGACGGCGGAACCGTGACCCTCAAGGACGCGCCCGGCGGCGGCCTGTGCGTCGCGCTCACGCTGCGGGCGGCGCGACACGGGAGTGGTTGA
- a CDS encoding SgcJ/EcaC family oxidoreductase → MTRKNRIRAAIVTATALVTAGTVTAGVSMAGAEAAPKKPSKKEIAALFDGWNKSLQTGDPKKVANRYAKDAVLLPTLSNKVRTNRAGIVDYMEHFLENKPVGKKVETHINVLDSNSALDAGVYQFTLTDKKTGTKRVVKARYTYEYEKRNGVWKIVNHHSSAMPEG, encoded by the coding sequence ATGACCCGCAAGAACCGCATACGCGCCGCCATCGTCACCGCCACCGCCCTCGTCACCGCCGGTACGGTGACCGCCGGAGTCAGCATGGCCGGCGCCGAGGCCGCGCCGAAGAAGCCCTCCAAGAAGGAGATCGCGGCTCTCTTCGACGGCTGGAACAAGTCACTGCAGACCGGCGACCCGAAGAAGGTCGCGAACCGGTACGCGAAGGACGCGGTGCTCCTGCCCACCCTCTCCAACAAGGTCCGCACCAACCGCGCCGGCATTGTCGACTACATGGAGCACTTCCTGGAGAACAAGCCGGTCGGCAAGAAGGTCGAGACGCACATCAACGTCCTCGACAGCAACTCGGCGCTCGACGCCGGCGTGTACCAGTTCACGCTCACCGACAAGAAGACCGGCACGAAGCGCGTCGTCAAGGCCCGCTACACGTACGAGTACGAGAAGCGGAACGGCGTGTGGAAGATCGTCAACCACCACTCGTCCGCGATGCCCGAGGGCTGA
- a CDS encoding tetratricopeptide repeat protein, with the protein MNEEAGETTGERSVAASGERAVAAGRDIGQVATGDFVTQAERATVLPAEALALGPVTEAVRYLPERTAQFVGRERELLLLDEAFDNPGGVVVHAVHGLGGVGKSTLAAHWAAGRTAVLNPVWWITAGSRAHLEAGLADFGRALHPSLVGILPDEALRERTIQWLASNDGWLLVLDNVSDPADIKSLLGRAPHGRFLITTRLGATSWRGLGRTLDLDVLQLTEAVELFTRVYGGPAEGVEELCGELGCLPLAIDQAAAYCREAGITPRAYLDLLARYPAELYAAGPEGGDAERTIARIWRVTLNRIKDTPRAEQILRIIAWCAPDGIPRRYLDVPGSTPLEITEALRRLAAHSLITLRDGTIAVHRLVQAVARTPVPTDPPRMADLIALYRRLAVLVLVMEEERLDQRAEGNGHRGYLSAEDQVWATHVEALAACSPREQDTEETAELFRGAGMQLGLHGFTGRAMALCERALDAALHACGPDDEVTRDTRTVLATFCAIQGDFDRAQALLAQVVADCERLLGPDHEETVDAREELARVLENADRIKGLLARLNAQKTEPAGGERRPAPPAAGNPDGASTGASRPAGRDLDGAESEPWSGDPEDLYQLMDLVSTVSGNGETERAVTLIGVAVARARRAFGDTSVHTLFARAGQVLYLRKAGQHERADELASGVRDDASRFLGDTWLTGMLSAIVSGLTDDDAS; encoded by the coding sequence GTGAACGAGGAAGCGGGGGAGACGACCGGGGAGCGTTCCGTGGCGGCGTCGGGGGAGCGGGCGGTCGCTGCGGGGCGGGACATCGGCCAGGTGGCCACCGGTGATTTCGTCACCCAGGCCGAGCGGGCGACCGTACTTCCCGCGGAGGCGCTCGCCCTCGGGCCGGTCACCGAGGCGGTGCGGTACCTGCCCGAACGTACGGCTCAGTTCGTCGGCCGTGAACGCGAACTGTTGCTGCTGGACGAGGCGTTCGACAACCCGGGCGGCGTTGTCGTCCACGCCGTGCACGGTCTCGGCGGCGTCGGCAAATCCACCCTGGCGGCACACTGGGCCGCCGGCCGCACCGCCGTCCTCAACCCGGTCTGGTGGATCACCGCCGGGTCTAGGGCCCACCTCGAGGCGGGCCTCGCCGATTTCGGCCGTGCCCTCCATCCCAGCCTGGTCGGCATCCTCCCGGATGAGGCCCTTCGCGAACGTACGATCCAGTGGCTCGCCTCGAACGACGGCTGGCTTCTCGTCCTCGACAACGTCTCCGACCCGGCCGATATCAAGTCGCTGCTGGGCCGGGCGCCGCACGGGCGGTTCCTGATCACGACGCGGCTGGGTGCGACGAGTTGGCGGGGGCTCGGAAGAACATTGGACCTGGATGTCCTCCAACTCACCGAGGCCGTCGAGCTGTTCACGCGTGTCTACGGCGGCCCGGCCGAGGGTGTCGAGGAGTTGTGCGGTGAACTGGGCTGCCTGCCCCTGGCGATCGACCAGGCCGCCGCGTACTGCCGGGAGGCGGGGATCACCCCCAGGGCGTACCTGGATCTCCTCGCTCGGTACCCCGCCGAGCTGTACGCGGCCGGTCCGGAGGGCGGCGACGCGGAGCGGACGATCGCGCGGATCTGGCGGGTGACCCTGAACCGGATCAAGGACACACCGCGCGCGGAGCAGATCCTGCGGATCATCGCCTGGTGTGCACCGGACGGGATTCCCCGTCGGTACCTCGACGTGCCGGGCAGCACCCCCCTGGAGATCACCGAGGCGCTCCGGCGGCTGGCCGCGCACAGCTTGATCACCCTGCGGGACGGGACCATCGCGGTCCACCGGCTGGTGCAGGCGGTGGCCCGTACGCCGGTTCCCACGGATCCGCCCCGGATGGCGGACCTGATCGCCCTCTATCGCCGCTTGGCTGTCCTTGTGCTGGTCATGGAGGAGGAGCGGTTGGACCAGAGAGCGGAGGGGAACGGCCACAGGGGTTACCTGAGCGCGGAGGACCAGGTCTGGGCGACGCATGTGGAGGCCCTGGCCGCCTGCTCTCCGCGGGAGCAGGACACGGAGGAAACGGCGGAACTCTTCCGCGGAGCCGGCATGCAACTCGGGTTGCACGGGTTCACCGGACGCGCCATGGCGCTGTGCGAGCGGGCGCTCGACGCCGCGCTCCACGCCTGTGGACCGGACGACGAGGTGACCAGGGACACGCGGACCGTGCTGGCGACGTTCTGTGCGATCCAGGGTGACTTCGACCGGGCCCAGGCACTGTTGGCCCAGGTGGTGGCCGACTGTGAGCGACTTCTCGGGCCGGATCACGAGGAAACGGTCGATGCGCGTGAGGAGTTGGCCCGGGTACTGGAGAACGCGGACCGGATCAAGGGCCTTCTCGCCCGCCTCAACGCCCAGAAGACGGAGCCTGCCGGGGGCGAGAGGCGTCCGGCACCTCCGGCCGCCGGGAATCCGGACGGCGCGAGCACCGGTGCGTCGAGGCCGGCGGGGCGCGACCTCGACGGCGCCGAATCCGAACCGTGGTCGGGAGACCCGGAGGACCTCTATCAGTTGATGGACCTCGTCAGCACCGTGTCAGGGAACGGCGAGACGGAGAGGGCCGTCACCCTCATCGGGGTTGCCGTCGCCCGGGCCCGCCGCGCCTTCGGCGACACCTCGGTCCACACCCTTTTCGCCCGGGCGGGCCAGGTACTGTACCTCCGCAAGGCCGGGCAACATGAACGTGCCGACGAACTGGCCTCGGGCGTGCGCGATGATGCTTCGCGCTTTCTCGGGGACACGTGGCTCACCGGAATGCTGAGCGCGATCGTCTCCGGACTCACCGACGACGACGCCTCCTGA
- a CDS encoding GNAT family N-acetyltransferase, translating into MSLRTGWITRAETGADIPAIREIDLAAFDTPLEADLVEALRDDDAAWIDGLSIVAATEDGKNVVGHALLTRCHIDDTPALCLGPVAVLPEYQGTGAGSAAVRAALRAAEDIGEHFVVVLGHPPYYPRFGFTRASAHGIRIPIDVPDEALMALTLDPTHPLPSGTVRYAAPFGI; encoded by the coding sequence ATGAGCCTTCGCACCGGCTGGATCACCCGTGCCGAGACCGGCGCAGACATCCCCGCCATCCGTGAGATCGATCTGGCGGCCTTCGACACCCCGTTGGAGGCCGACCTCGTCGAGGCCCTGCGCGACGATGACGCCGCCTGGATCGACGGGCTGTCCATCGTCGCCGCGACGGAGGACGGCAAGAACGTCGTGGGGCACGCCCTCCTCACCCGCTGCCACATCGACGACACTCCGGCGCTGTGCCTGGGTCCCGTCGCCGTACTCCCCGAGTACCAGGGAACCGGCGCCGGTTCCGCGGCCGTCCGCGCCGCGCTGCGGGCGGCCGAGGACATCGGCGAGCACTTCGTCGTCGTCCTCGGACACCCGCCGTACTACCCGCGCTTCGGCTTCACCCGCGCCTCCGCCCACGGCATCAGGATCCCCATCGACGTCCCGGACGAGGCCCTGATGGCCCTCACCCTCGACCCCACCCACCCACTGCCCAGCGGCACCGTTCGGTACGCCGCGCCGTTCGGCATCTGA